One segment of Megachile rotundata isolate GNS110a chromosome 6, iyMegRotu1, whole genome shotgun sequence DNA contains the following:
- the Sp1 gene encoding transcription factor Sp8 isoform X3, whose amino-acid sequence MLAAQCNKLSSKSPPPLADAAVGKGFHPWKKSPQSSGSSPQHSTGSGGGGGGGGGGGGGGGGGCTTTGVSQRPAATSSAGSTTGGYARAPVTSCASTAPQYGGDLYFPGTASAQPAGDPHHHQSSLLGKVEGATLGSVYGRHPYESWPFNAMPGATHSGIKASDGWWDVHGAATAGGWLDVGSTVGVGVHAAQMANYSADYSTSLALAGNHLLTTATTAGHNLLQDTYKSMLPGGPPGFGLHHHAAASASSGAGAGSPQGSGGGVGVGAGGVGQAPSPRSQRRYTGRATCDCPNCQEAERLGPAGVHLRKKNIHSCHIPGCGKVYGKTSHLKAHLRWHTAAPSNPHRRKEIRLPGLQQAVHAQRPSREARQDPQQQQQQQRQQGQGGSGELVSRVLLRQRGQRESAESHFQLGAAAAAAAAAAAAAAAAAATTSTADATGSGPAAAATTGAGSGGGGSGSGGGGGGGPGHQHHIPDHHHHQSRPSADNAHDPNTDDPAASDTTPSPPPPSPSSNAPSASSRNIRPGGGGGPPPSARGDEHALSPVGPGAGACSSSAAAALGSPLSYPLNLNLVQNHATVAHHHATSTTVNTTSHHQHQNHHHHHHHHQHQHQHHHHQQQQHSRQTNSYSVQQNPGTPGTAQTPSPSSPAPVHSL is encoded by the exons ATGCTCGCCGCTCAGTGCAACAAGCTGAGTAGCAAAAGTCCGCCGCCGCTAGCCGACGCAGCGGTGGGTAAAGGTTTCCATCCGTGGAAGAAAAGCCCGCAGAGTAGCGGCAGTTCGCCCCAACACTCGACTGGAAGCGGCGGAGGTGGAGGAGGGGGCGGAGGAGGCggcggaggaggaggaggtggaTGCACGACGACCGGAGTCAGTCAAAGACCGGCCGCGACTAGCAGCGCCGGCAGCACAACCGGTGGTTACGCGAGAGCGCCGGTTACTTCTTGCGCGTCGACCGCGCCCCAGTACGGCGGTGATCTGTACTTTCCCGGAACGGCCAGCGCACAACCGGCCGGCGATCCGCATCATCATCAGAGCAGCTTGCTCGGAAAGGTCGAGGGTGCAACCTTAGGCTCGGTATACGGTCGGCATCCGTACGAATCGTGGCCGTTCAACGCTATGCCGGGCGCGACGCACAGCGGAATCAAAGCGAGCGACGGCTGGTGGGACGTGCACGGAGCCGCGACTGCCGGCGGTTGGCTGGACGTCGGCAGCACGGTTGGCGTCGGTGTTCACGCGGCCCAAATGGCCAACTACTCGGCCGATTACTCGACCAGTCTCGCGCTCGCGGGCAATCATTTGTTGACCACCGCGACCACCGCCGGTCATAATCTTCTTCAAGACACGTACAAATCGATGTTGCCGGGTGGGCCCCCGGGTTTCGGGCTTCACCATCACGCGGCCGCGTCTGCGAGCTCAGGCGCCGGTGCCGGCAGCCCTCAGGGTAGCGGCGGTGGCGTCGGCGTCGGGGCCGGCGGTGTCGGTCAGGCCCCTTCGCCGCGCTCCCAGAGACGTTACACCGGCCGTGCCACCTGCGACTGTCCGAATTGTCAAGAAGCTGAGAGACTCGGTCCGGCCGGCGTACATCTCAGGAAGAAGAACATCCACAGCTGTCACATACCCGGTTGCGGTAAGGTCTACGGGAAAACGTCGCATCTGAAGGCCCACTTACGGTGGCACACTG CGGCACCTTCGAACCCACACCGGCGAAAAGAGATTCGCCTGCCCGGTCTGCAACAAGCGGTTCATGCGCAGCGACCATCTCGCGAAGCACGTCAAGACccacagcagcagcagcagcagcagcggcAGCAAGGGCAAGGGGGGAGCGGGGAGCTCGTCAGCCGAGTCCTGCTCCGACAGCGAGGACAACGGGAGTCAGCAGAGTCCCACTTCCAGCTCGGTGCCGCCGCAGCCGCAGCCGCCGCCGCCGCAgccgcagcagcagcagcagcagcaaccaCCTCAACAGCCGACGCAACCGGGTCAGGcccagcagcagcagcaacaacaggcGCTGGTAGCGGCGGCGGCGGCAGCGGCagcggcggcggcggtggcggcgggCCAGGACACCAACACCACATCCCagaccaccaccaccaccagtcTCGGCCATCAGCCGACAACGCCCATGACCCCAATACAGATGACCCCGCCGCCTCTGACACCACACCATCCCCACCACCCCCATCTCCCTCCTCTAATGCACCATCCGCATCATCACGCAACATCCGTcccggcggcggcggcggcccACCACCATCCGCACGCGGGGATGAGCATGCACTGAGCCCGGTGGGGCCCGGAGCCGGTGCCTGCAGTTCCTCTGCCGCAGCGGCCCTGGGCTCCCCCTTATCCTACCCCCTCAACCTGAACCTCGTGCAGAATCACGCGACTGTCGCTCATCACCATGCCACCTCCACTACCGTCAATACCACGTCCCATCATCAGCATCAAAACCACCATcatcaccatcaccatcaccaaCACCAACACCAACACCATCACCACCAACAACAGCAGCACTCGCGTCAAACCAATTCCTATTCCGTGCAACAAAATCCTGGCACGCCGGGGACCGCGCAGACTCCCTCACCCTCGTCCCCTGCGCCTGTACATAGTCTCTAG
- the Sp1 gene encoding transcription factor Sp8 isoform X1, which translates to MNCAYQYSYTTHPQNVMTIPTTAAQQPHHPTDTEYLEDHPGLRGTPLAMLAAQCNKLSSKSPPPLADAAVGKGFHPWKKSPQSSGSSPQHSTGSGGGGGGGGGGGGGGGGGCTTTGVSQRPAATSSAGSTTGGYARAPVTSCASTAPQYGGDLYFPGTASAQPAGDPHHHQSSLLGKVEGATLGSVYGRHPYESWPFNAMPGATHSGIKASDGWWDVHGAATAGGWLDVGSTVGVGVHAAQMANYSADYSTSLALAGNHLLTTATTAGHNLLQDTYKSMLPGGPPGFGLHHHAAASASSGAGAGSPQGSGGGVGVGAGGVGQAPSPRSQRRYTGRATCDCPNCQEAERLGPAGVHLRKKNIHSCHIPGCGKVYGKTSHLKAHLRWHTAAPSNPHRRKEIRLPGLQQAVHAQRPSREARQDPQQQQQQQRQQGQGGSGELVSRVLLRQRGQRESAESHFQLGAAAAAAAAAAAAAAAAAATTSTADATGSGPAAAATTGAGSGGGGSGSGGGGGGGPGHQHHIPDHHHHQSRPSADNAHDPNTDDPAASDTTPSPPPPSPSSNAPSASSRNIRPGGGGGPPPSARGDEHALSPVGPGAGACSSSAAAALGSPLSYPLNLNLVQNHATVAHHHATSTTVNTTSHHQHQNHHHHHHHHQHQHQHHHHQQQQHSRQTNSYSVQQNPGTPGTAQTPSPSSPAPVHSL; encoded by the exons GATCATCCAGGCTTACGGGGTACTCCACTAGCGATGCTCGCCGCTCAGTGCAACAAGCTGAGTAGCAAAAGTCCGCCGCCGCTAGCCGACGCAGCGGTGGGTAAAGGTTTCCATCCGTGGAAGAAAAGCCCGCAGAGTAGCGGCAGTTCGCCCCAACACTCGACTGGAAGCGGCGGAGGTGGAGGAGGGGGCGGAGGAGGCggcggaggaggaggaggtggaTGCACGACGACCGGAGTCAGTCAAAGACCGGCCGCGACTAGCAGCGCCGGCAGCACAACCGGTGGTTACGCGAGAGCGCCGGTTACTTCTTGCGCGTCGACCGCGCCCCAGTACGGCGGTGATCTGTACTTTCCCGGAACGGCCAGCGCACAACCGGCCGGCGATCCGCATCATCATCAGAGCAGCTTGCTCGGAAAGGTCGAGGGTGCAACCTTAGGCTCGGTATACGGTCGGCATCCGTACGAATCGTGGCCGTTCAACGCTATGCCGGGCGCGACGCACAGCGGAATCAAAGCGAGCGACGGCTGGTGGGACGTGCACGGAGCCGCGACTGCCGGCGGTTGGCTGGACGTCGGCAGCACGGTTGGCGTCGGTGTTCACGCGGCCCAAATGGCCAACTACTCGGCCGATTACTCGACCAGTCTCGCGCTCGCGGGCAATCATTTGTTGACCACCGCGACCACCGCCGGTCATAATCTTCTTCAAGACACGTACAAATCGATGTTGCCGGGTGGGCCCCCGGGTTTCGGGCTTCACCATCACGCGGCCGCGTCTGCGAGCTCAGGCGCCGGTGCCGGCAGCCCTCAGGGTAGCGGCGGTGGCGTCGGCGTCGGGGCCGGCGGTGTCGGTCAGGCCCCTTCGCCGCGCTCCCAGAGACGTTACACCGGCCGTGCCACCTGCGACTGTCCGAATTGTCAAGAAGCTGAGAGACTCGGTCCGGCCGGCGTACATCTCAGGAAGAAGAACATCCACAGCTGTCACATACCCGGTTGCGGTAAGGTCTACGGGAAAACGTCGCATCTGAAGGCCCACTTACGGTGGCACACTG CGGCACCTTCGAACCCACACCGGCGAAAAGAGATTCGCCTGCCCGGTCTGCAACAAGCGGTTCATGCGCAGCGACCATCTCGCGAAGCACGTCAAGACccacagcagcagcagcagcagcagcggcAGCAAGGGCAAGGGGGGAGCGGGGAGCTCGTCAGCCGAGTCCTGCTCCGACAGCGAGGACAACGGGAGTCAGCAGAGTCCCACTTCCAGCTCGGTGCCGCCGCAGCCGCAGCCGCCGCCGCCGCAgccgcagcagcagcagcagcagcaaccaCCTCAACAGCCGACGCAACCGGGTCAGGcccagcagcagcagcaacaacaggcGCTGGTAGCGGCGGCGGCGGCAGCGGCagcggcggcggcggtggcggcgggCCAGGACACCAACACCACATCCCagaccaccaccaccaccagtcTCGGCCATCAGCCGACAACGCCCATGACCCCAATACAGATGACCCCGCCGCCTCTGACACCACACCATCCCCACCACCCCCATCTCCCTCCTCTAATGCACCATCCGCATCATCACGCAACATCCGTcccggcggcggcggcggcccACCACCATCCGCACGCGGGGATGAGCATGCACTGAGCCCGGTGGGGCCCGGAGCCGGTGCCTGCAGTTCCTCTGCCGCAGCGGCCCTGGGCTCCCCCTTATCCTACCCCCTCAACCTGAACCTCGTGCAGAATCACGCGACTGTCGCTCATCACCATGCCACCTCCACTACCGTCAATACCACGTCCCATCATCAGCATCAAAACCACCATcatcaccatcaccatcaccaaCACCAACACCAACACCATCACCACCAACAACAGCAGCACTCGCGTCAAACCAATTCCTATTCCGTGCAACAAAATCCTGGCACGCCGGGGACCGCGCAGACTCCCTCACCCTCGTCCCCTGCGCCTGTACATAGTCTCTAG
- the Sp1 gene encoding transcription factor Sp8 isoform X2: MLTDMTPAAAGQLYPQLQSIAKSPVHGHVDHPGLRGTPLAMLAAQCNKLSSKSPPPLADAAVGKGFHPWKKSPQSSGSSPQHSTGSGGGGGGGGGGGGGGGGGCTTTGVSQRPAATSSAGSTTGGYARAPVTSCASTAPQYGGDLYFPGTASAQPAGDPHHHQSSLLGKVEGATLGSVYGRHPYESWPFNAMPGATHSGIKASDGWWDVHGAATAGGWLDVGSTVGVGVHAAQMANYSADYSTSLALAGNHLLTTATTAGHNLLQDTYKSMLPGGPPGFGLHHHAAASASSGAGAGSPQGSGGGVGVGAGGVGQAPSPRSQRRYTGRATCDCPNCQEAERLGPAGVHLRKKNIHSCHIPGCGKVYGKTSHLKAHLRWHTAAPSNPHRRKEIRLPGLQQAVHAQRPSREARQDPQQQQQQQRQQGQGGSGELVSRVLLRQRGQRESAESHFQLGAAAAAAAAAAAAAAAAAATTSTADATGSGPAAAATTGAGSGGGGSGSGGGGGGGPGHQHHIPDHHHHQSRPSADNAHDPNTDDPAASDTTPSPPPPSPSSNAPSASSRNIRPGGGGGPPPSARGDEHALSPVGPGAGACSSSAAAALGSPLSYPLNLNLVQNHATVAHHHATSTTVNTTSHHQHQNHHHHHHHHQHQHQHHHHQQQQHSRQTNSYSVQQNPGTPGTAQTPSPSSPAPVHSL, translated from the exons GATCATCCAGGCTTACGGGGTACTCCACTAGCGATGCTCGCCGCTCAGTGCAACAAGCTGAGTAGCAAAAGTCCGCCGCCGCTAGCCGACGCAGCGGTGGGTAAAGGTTTCCATCCGTGGAAGAAAAGCCCGCAGAGTAGCGGCAGTTCGCCCCAACACTCGACTGGAAGCGGCGGAGGTGGAGGAGGGGGCGGAGGAGGCggcggaggaggaggaggtggaTGCACGACGACCGGAGTCAGTCAAAGACCGGCCGCGACTAGCAGCGCCGGCAGCACAACCGGTGGTTACGCGAGAGCGCCGGTTACTTCTTGCGCGTCGACCGCGCCCCAGTACGGCGGTGATCTGTACTTTCCCGGAACGGCCAGCGCACAACCGGCCGGCGATCCGCATCATCATCAGAGCAGCTTGCTCGGAAAGGTCGAGGGTGCAACCTTAGGCTCGGTATACGGTCGGCATCCGTACGAATCGTGGCCGTTCAACGCTATGCCGGGCGCGACGCACAGCGGAATCAAAGCGAGCGACGGCTGGTGGGACGTGCACGGAGCCGCGACTGCCGGCGGTTGGCTGGACGTCGGCAGCACGGTTGGCGTCGGTGTTCACGCGGCCCAAATGGCCAACTACTCGGCCGATTACTCGACCAGTCTCGCGCTCGCGGGCAATCATTTGTTGACCACCGCGACCACCGCCGGTCATAATCTTCTTCAAGACACGTACAAATCGATGTTGCCGGGTGGGCCCCCGGGTTTCGGGCTTCACCATCACGCGGCCGCGTCTGCGAGCTCAGGCGCCGGTGCCGGCAGCCCTCAGGGTAGCGGCGGTGGCGTCGGCGTCGGGGCCGGCGGTGTCGGTCAGGCCCCTTCGCCGCGCTCCCAGAGACGTTACACCGGCCGTGCCACCTGCGACTGTCCGAATTGTCAAGAAGCTGAGAGACTCGGTCCGGCCGGCGTACATCTCAGGAAGAAGAACATCCACAGCTGTCACATACCCGGTTGCGGTAAGGTCTACGGGAAAACGTCGCATCTGAAGGCCCACTTACGGTGGCACACTG CGGCACCTTCGAACCCACACCGGCGAAAAGAGATTCGCCTGCCCGGTCTGCAACAAGCGGTTCATGCGCAGCGACCATCTCGCGAAGCACGTCAAGACccacagcagcagcagcagcagcagcggcAGCAAGGGCAAGGGGGGAGCGGGGAGCTCGTCAGCCGAGTCCTGCTCCGACAGCGAGGACAACGGGAGTCAGCAGAGTCCCACTTCCAGCTCGGTGCCGCCGCAGCCGCAGCCGCCGCCGCCGCAgccgcagcagcagcagcagcagcaaccaCCTCAACAGCCGACGCAACCGGGTCAGGcccagcagcagcagcaacaacaggcGCTGGTAGCGGCGGCGGCGGCAGCGGCagcggcggcggcggtggcggcgggCCAGGACACCAACACCACATCCCagaccaccaccaccaccagtcTCGGCCATCAGCCGACAACGCCCATGACCCCAATACAGATGACCCCGCCGCCTCTGACACCACACCATCCCCACCACCCCCATCTCCCTCCTCTAATGCACCATCCGCATCATCACGCAACATCCGTcccggcggcggcggcggcccACCACCATCCGCACGCGGGGATGAGCATGCACTGAGCCCGGTGGGGCCCGGAGCCGGTGCCTGCAGTTCCTCTGCCGCAGCGGCCCTGGGCTCCCCCTTATCCTACCCCCTCAACCTGAACCTCGTGCAGAATCACGCGACTGTCGCTCATCACCATGCCACCTCCACTACCGTCAATACCACGTCCCATCATCAGCATCAAAACCACCATcatcaccatcaccatcaccaaCACCAACACCAACACCATCACCACCAACAACAGCAGCACTCGCGTCAAACCAATTCCTATTCCGTGCAACAAAATCCTGGCACGCCGGGGACCGCGCAGACTCCCTCACCCTCGTCCCCTGCGCCTGTACATAGTCTCTAG